The following nucleotide sequence is from Salvia splendens isolate huo1 chromosome 2, SspV2, whole genome shotgun sequence.
GTAGAAGATCTTTTATTCCCGCGCTTCTGCAGGAATTTAATAtctttgaaaattaattcatggaacaagtgttcagctgactgtgaattatacgtcacaaacatgttcagtgtacgtgattaggttgatgttttaatcccttcatgtgtttcattgttaaaggtgtagaataatacaagcctcgtgagcaacttggagtgacatctttCTCCTATTTGAAAAGTTTCACTTAGTTAACTTGTAGTTGCTTTTTGTCATCAACTTTTGGAAATCAAAATCTTCAAAACAAATCAGCTTTTAGTAtgtattttctttgttttagaattaaataatcaattccttccctgtggatcgacactcgaagtattACAATCGacactgtattcttgcagtattgctgtaatattagagttaattaattaaacttgtgtgatTATACACATGATAATtgaactcgaaaattacacatcaagttttggcgccgttgccggggagggcaatagattgtttaacttctagtttgtgttttgttttatttttatttgatctttctcttatttttgtaGGTACTCATTTCGTGTTCTTGGaggtgatagccatctaccgcgtctggacttgaagacgaaggagtatATTTTCTAGGTGACATCTTTTAACTCTTAGTTAGGTAGTTTAGTTTTCACTTAAGCACACACACTTTATAGtacttaccccgaagttgtcgagaggtctcgctttcggtaataGGGAAATGTattgtgcttgtgcttggtgtattttctgttgcgcaggtaaaaaaaaaaaaaaaaagtgaatgcacacgcgatcacagggtacaccaccgtttggactactctgttatcaaagaagaagTAAGGTCAGAGGTTCAGAGTTTGAGATATTCCCGGACTATTCGAGTCCATTCAGAAGTAACCGACTCTTTGGTGAAGAAAGGGATCAGGATTCAGACGGTGAATCAATGGCAGATCACAATGAGATTCCACCACCCGTGGTGAGGTTTGGCGACACTCTAAGATCGGGAATTGAGCATCCGGGGGAGTTTGCTTATGCAAACGACAACGtcaacattccacctcactacatTAGTTTGGTGAATGGAGGAAATCTTTTCCACGGACGGGATGAGGAAGATCCGGTGAGCCACCTCAATGCCTTTTATGAGCTGACAAACTCGCATAGACCTCCAAATGTGGAGCATCATCGGATTAAGAGGGCCCTATTTCCATTCTCGTTGAGGGAGAACGCAAGAGCGTGGTATGACTCACTCCCGGGCTACAACATAGCAACGTTCCAAGAGTTGAAGACGTTGTTCCTCTTGGAATACAATTCTCctatgaagattgagaagttgagagaggagatcaccTCTTTCCGACAGAAGTATGACGAGTCCTTCGCGGAAGCATGGAAGAGATTCACGGAATTGATAAGGAAATGCCCAAGTCACGGactagctccggggcatgaccttttgaaattctacaaGGGACTCAACAGTGAAGGCACGAGATTGGTGACTGTAGGTTCGAATGGGAACTTAGATGATCTAACTCACGATGAGGTGAGGGCTTTATTTCAAAGGCTGGCCAACAATCAACGGAATTGGCACAATCCAAGGCGAGGGGCTGATAGAGCAGGAGATACATTTGGTGCTACAAAGGATGCGGAAAGAGTGACCGCAATTGAGGCTCAACTGGCGGACATTAGCACTCAAATGTCGTCGATGACAAAGGCAGTTAAATCTCTTCAACTGACTCCTCAACCCCAAGCTGTGACGGTGATGAGATGTGGGTTGTGCCAAGGCGggcatcatactgatcagtgcCCAAGTCTTCAAGGACCACCTGTGGAAGATGTGAACTATATTGGCAACAATCGGCAAGGGTTCAATCAGGGCAACCAATACAACAATCAGCAAAATTGGATGCCTCAACAAACGGGATGGAATCAGGCTGGTCCTAGCAACAACTCGGGAAATCAATGGAGGAACAACACTCAAccgtcgggttatgagaagaagccaaCCGTCGAGGATCAGTTGGGGCAGATTCTCTCTTTCATGActaagagtcaaaaggagaacgaaaatttcaaggaaaggACGGTGGAAAAGTTTGGGCAGATGGATGCGACAATGAGGAATCTTGAGACGCAGATAGGGCAGCTTGCCACGGCATCACACACGAGGATTCCTAACACCATCCCGAGCAATACCGTACCTAATCCGAGAGGCAATGAACAGTGTAAGGCAGTGGTCTTGAGAAGTGGTCGTGAGTTGGATTCGACACCATCAATGGACGgccaaggtacttccggcatctcacacgcaggggcggatgagatgttaggcttgcattcctcgcacgcaggggcggacgaggcatgtaagggaagtcccgcgttggtgcagggtgcccaacatggtcaagaacaggctgcatcCGGCAGCAAGGAAAATGGTGTAGAATCCGAGTTAAGCGAGAAGTTTTTGGCAGAAAAGAAGGGAAAGCAGAAAGTAGAGATGGGATCAAAGGGACAGCTGATGACAAGTCCGGCATTAGACCCGAAAAGCAAGTTCAACTTCCCTGATCACATTCCTCCTCCACCATATCCaccgaagaggaagaagagagctcCAAAGGAGAAAAGCTTCGAGTGGATGATGAACGTGATTCGAAAAGTGAATGTGGATGTATCGTTGGTGGACCTCTTCACTAATTTCCCCAAGTTCTCCAAGTTCTTCAAGGACATGATGGCAAACAAGGAGAAACTTCAAGACGAGGGAATAGTGGCAttgagcatgaattgctcaCAACTGATTTCGGGAATGATGCCCATGAAGAAGAGGGATCCGGGAAGTTGTGTGATTCCTTGTGAGATAGGCAACACAATTTTCACCAAATGTCTATTGGATCAAGGATCGGGGATCTCACTGATGGCGTTGAAAACAGCACGTGCCATTGGACTGGAGAACAGAATGGAGCCCATCGACATTGCTCTACAATTGGCTGATCACTCCATTGTGAAGCCCACAGGAATAGTAGAGGATGTCTTGGTCAAGGTAGATAAGTTCGTCATCCCCGTTGATTTCATAGTATTGGATATGCCTGAGGACAAAGAGGTGCCAATTCTGTTTGGCAGACCGTTTCTTGCCACAGGGGACGTGTTGCTAGGAG
It contains:
- the LOC121774325 gene encoding uncharacterized protein LOC121774325, with the protein product MADHNEIPPPVVRFGDTLRSGIEHPGEFAYANDNVNIPPHYISLVNGGNLFHGRDEEDPVSHLNAFYELTNSHRPPNVEHHRIKRALFPFSLRENARAWYDSLPGYNIATFQELKTLFLLEYNSPMKIEKLREEITSFRQKYDESFAEAWKRFTELIRKCPSHGLAPGHDLLKFYKGLNSEGTRLVTVGSNGNLDDLTHDEVRALFQRLANNQRNWHNPRRGADRAGDTFGATKDAERVTAIEAQLADISTQMSSMTKAVKSLQLTPQPQAVTVMRCGLCQGGHHTDQCPSLQGPPVEDVNYIGNNRQGFNQGNQYNNQQNWMPQQTGWNQAGPSNNSGNQWRNNTQPSGYEKKPTVEDQLGQILSFMTKSQKENENFKERTVEKFGQMDATMRNLETQIGQLATASHTRIPNTIPSNTVPNPRGNEQCKAVVLRSGRELDSTPSMDGQEKKGKQKVEMGSKGQLMTSPALDPKSKFNFPDHIPPPPYPPKRKKRAPKEKSFEWMMNVIRKVNVDVSLVDLFTNFPKFSKFFKDMMANKEKLQDEGIVALSMNCSQLISGMMPMKKRDPGSCVIPCEIGNTIFTKCLLDQGSGISLMALKTARAIGLENRMEPIDIALQLADHSIVKPTGIVEDVLVKVDKFVIPVDFIVLDMPEDKEVPILFGRPFLATGDVLLGAKDNSVTFRINGEQVTINVEKAMKHPSDAKACFRVDVLDKCIFDKMRCSASIEGSVYDKGSLERDFGSTIKVDFDFDESEDAQIDQPSLENECVVDTFVADVQPSIEVPPKLELKPLPTNLKYAFLGEDESLPVVISAMLNDEE